A portion of the Enterobacter sp. SA187 genome contains these proteins:
- the pal gene encoding peptidoglycan-associated lipoprotein Pal yields the protein MQLNKVLKGLMLALPVMAIAACSSNKNASNDQSGEGMLGAGTGMDANGGGNMSSEEQARLQMQQLQQNNIVYFDLDKYDIRSDFAAMLDAHANFLRSNPSYKVTVEGHADERGTPEYNISLGERRANAVKMYLQGKGVTADQISIVSYGKEKPAVLGHDEAAYAKNRRAVLVY from the coding sequence ATGCAACTGAACAAAGTGCTGAAAGGGCTGATGCTCGCTCTGCCGGTTATGGCAATCGCAGCGTGTTCTTCTAACAAGAACGCAAGCAACGACCAGAGCGGCGAAGGCATGCTGGGTGCCGGCACTGGTATGGACGCTAACGGCGGCGGCAACATGTCTTCTGAAGAGCAGGCTCGTCTGCAGATGCAGCAGCTGCAACAGAACAACATCGTGTACTTCGATCTGGACAAGTACGACATCCGTTCTGACTTCGCTGCAATGCTGGACGCGCACGCTAACTTCCTGCGTAGCAACCCGTCTTACAAAGTCACCGTAGAAGGTCACGCTGACGAACGTGGTACCCCGGAATACAACATCTCCCTGGGTGAGCGTCGTGCTAACGCTGTTAAAATGTACCTGCAGGGTAAAGGCGTTACCGCTGACCAGATCTCTATCGTTTCTTACGGTAAAGAAAAACCAGCAGTACTGGGCCATGACGAAGCGGCTTACGCTAAAAACCGTCGTGCCGTACTGGTTTACTAA
- the cpoB gene encoding cell division protein CpoB, translated as MSSNFRHHLMSLSLLVGIAAPWAAFAQAPISSVGSGSVEDRVTQLERISNAHSQLLTQLQQQLSDNQSDIDSLRGQIQESQYQLSQMVERQKQMQSQLDGLSSGGAAAQPATGDQTGAATATPNAGAQTPSAPVQSGDANTDYNAAIALVQDKSRQDEAITAFGNFVKNYPDSTYQPNANYWLGQLNYNKGKKDDAAFYFASVVKNYPKSPKAPDAMFKVGVIMQDKGDTAKAKAVYQQVISKYPGTEGAKQAQKRLSAM; from the coding sequence ATGAGCAGTAACTTCAGACATCATCTGATGAGTCTGTCGTTACTGGTTGGCATAGCGGCCCCCTGGGCCGCTTTTGCTCAGGCGCCAATCAGTAGTGTCGGCTCAGGCTCGGTCGAAGACCGTGTCACCCAACTTGAGCGTATTTCTAACGCTCACAGCCAGCTTTTAACTCAGCTTCAGCAGCAACTTTCTGATAACCAGTCCGATATTGATTCCCTGCGCGGTCAGATCCAGGAAAGCCAGTATCAGCTGAGCCAGATGGTGGAACGCCAGAAGCAGATGCAGTCGCAGCTTGATGGTCTGAGCAGCGGTGGTGCCGCCGCACAGCCAGCGACAGGCGATCAAACAGGCGCAGCGACCGCGACGCCGAACGCCGGGGCGCAAACGCCATCAGCGCCGGTACAGAGCGGTGATGCTAATACGGATTACAATGCTGCTATTGCGCTGGTGCAGGATAAGTCCCGTCAGGATGAAGCCATTACCGCGTTCGGCAACTTCGTTAAAAATTACCCGGATTCCACTTACCAGCCGAACGCGAATTACTGGCTTGGTCAGCTGAATTACAACAAGGGTAAAAAGGATGATGCGGCGTTTTATTTTGCCTCCGTGGTAAAAAATTACCCGAAATCACCGAAAGCGCCGGACGCGATGTTTAAAGTCGGCGTGATCATGCAAGACAAAGGGGACACTGCAAAAGCCAAAGCGGTTTATCAGCAGGTGATCAGCAAGTACCCCGGCACTGAAGGCGCAAAACAAGCGCAAAAACGACTTAGTGCGATGTAA